Proteins from a genomic interval of Microbacterium imperiale:
- a CDS encoding protein kinase domain-containing protein, translating to MGDAAQAQEAEALDKIRQLLPDDGIARGWANITFTDNHGRLNEVDALLLTRNGLFVVELKGWHGEITGDQRMWRLGNRTEKNPRLLANDKAKRLRSVLSDLARTANLPSNVVPYVDEAVVMHGRRSKIRLDRFGAESVWALDGSEVQGLAPDRAFSSLLAQQPTREPIDLPRARQIDALMDAAGLMPRPRQRMIGHYPLDSSEPLGEGPGWQDFLVNHPDGVTKRRIRLFPYPKGADRETRAAVDLRARREFRLTDGIVHSGIIAPLDLLTPEEGPALLFPYDPDELSLEDYLSQHVDDLTFEARERIVQDLTELVRFAHGQRLTHRALSPVSVRVTDTGDDSVTVRIRDWDLARRRDSETSTATVVSRGITDLVGVVDSEALLYLAPETLRNATPASAQTLDVYGTGAVAFTVLTGKPPAANLPALESLVASDATGLDPRSVMPEISDRLAGVIAQATAFDEMERTLDIADFQVAFEDARRETHDDEPIVAQTDPLDASVGEIIGGRFEIARRRGSGSTGVALEVLDYEAGREGDILKLAKDDAAAARLQIEASVLDRLDHPRIVKRLDGPLPVGTRQGLLMTDAGTETLSDRIRLEGRATIEQLERYGADLFEAVAHLEQRGVFHRDIKPSNLAVKPDPGTRKPRLTLFDFSLAEEPLANIKSGSRPYLDPYLGVSVRRQFDSAAERFAVAVTLFELATGDPVWWPSGDAPANATDAPVVQPSMFDTGVTEGLVAFFRTALAPDATERHPSLDAMRAAWAAALAGATIDDAIAEANDAKADAASVDTPLTDAGLSARALSVVARVNATTVGELLGVPPMVINQIRGSGEQVRREISARIRQWRERLAHTTTTTEVPATGGRRAVENFLSGISPKPGESPEERFRRLRKGGTLKTAADDVSRWLRDFESIATVEELSAKLLREYGSSIDDEQQRTKVATAVVQAILELDARYRDPKFVFQRAADRTRIIVAYAPEDGSGMTFDDAEAHLEAILHRASIIDELLDADDVVPAARVREALRTDEEKPLRLSDARIAQLAIGLSARGRQSSMGEAYRVDLSPARAVEHALRSAATREVAEVTIEQRVRARFPAVDSIPSRPALDVAVRAAMPYLEWRSDLRKYAMRAADTNSATATASSTTWGRATGDDAVVARLQASLRERSALALVLTRRRPTSLVTTMLAHAYDTRVIDLADLALDALRETAADKNIQWNVVLDADRPDAGGTAQRNLQQLARLAIVPRWNELMESPQPLVLTNAAVFGRLGLVDLIASVMDMSTSRAAARWFVLPRPLTGSTPDLDGVPMPFGADGWLELAVDALQLGDSESAAPLSAATTALTRKASVS from the coding sequence CGAGGCGGTCGTGATGCACGGGCGTCGATCAAAGATCCGGCTCGACCGGTTCGGCGCTGAATCGGTCTGGGCATTGGACGGATCCGAGGTCCAGGGACTTGCTCCCGACCGCGCATTCTCGTCGTTGCTCGCGCAACAGCCCACCCGCGAACCAATCGATCTCCCACGCGCCAGACAGATCGACGCGCTGATGGATGCCGCGGGGCTGATGCCGCGACCCCGCCAGCGCATGATCGGACATTACCCTCTCGACTCGAGCGAGCCGCTCGGTGAGGGGCCAGGCTGGCAGGACTTCCTCGTCAACCATCCCGACGGTGTCACGAAGCGGCGCATCCGCCTCTTCCCTTACCCGAAGGGCGCGGATCGCGAGACCCGCGCCGCGGTCGACCTGCGGGCACGCCGCGAGTTCCGCCTCACCGACGGCATCGTGCATTCCGGGATCATCGCCCCGCTCGACCTCCTTACGCCCGAGGAGGGCCCAGCGCTCCTCTTCCCCTACGATCCCGACGAACTGAGCCTCGAGGACTACCTCTCGCAGCACGTCGATGACCTCACCTTCGAGGCGCGCGAGCGCATCGTGCAAGACCTGACCGAACTCGTCCGTTTCGCGCACGGCCAGCGGCTCACTCATCGGGCCCTGTCGCCCGTGAGCGTGCGGGTTACCGACACGGGTGACGACTCGGTCACTGTGCGGATCCGGGATTGGGATCTCGCGCGGCGTCGAGACTCGGAGACCTCCACGGCGACTGTTGTGTCGAGGGGGATCACCGATCTCGTCGGCGTCGTGGATTCCGAGGCGCTCCTCTACCTCGCGCCTGAAACGCTTCGGAACGCGACCCCCGCGTCGGCGCAGACGCTCGACGTGTACGGCACCGGAGCTGTCGCCTTCACGGTGCTGACCGGAAAGCCGCCTGCGGCGAACCTGCCTGCGCTCGAATCACTCGTAGCTTCGGACGCGACAGGGCTCGATCCCCGGTCAGTGATGCCGGAGATCTCGGACCGTCTCGCTGGCGTCATTGCGCAAGCCACCGCGTTCGACGAGATGGAACGCACCCTGGACATCGCAGATTTCCAGGTGGCGTTCGAGGACGCGCGTCGCGAGACGCACGACGATGAGCCGATCGTCGCGCAGACGGATCCACTCGACGCATCGGTGGGGGAGATCATCGGTGGCCGCTTCGAAATCGCGCGCCGCCGCGGTTCGGGGTCAACGGGCGTGGCTCTCGAAGTGCTCGATTACGAGGCTGGTCGTGAGGGCGACATCCTCAAGCTCGCGAAAGACGACGCAGCCGCCGCACGCCTGCAAATCGAAGCATCGGTGCTGGATCGGCTGGACCACCCCCGCATCGTGAAGCGCTTGGACGGGCCTCTGCCCGTCGGCACGCGCCAGGGCCTCCTGATGACGGATGCCGGCACCGAGACGCTGTCGGACCGCATCCGTCTCGAGGGTCGCGCCACGATCGAGCAGCTCGAGCGTTACGGTGCAGACCTCTTCGAGGCGGTGGCGCATCTCGAGCAGCGAGGGGTGTTCCATCGCGATATCAAGCCGTCGAACCTCGCCGTCAAGCCCGACCCCGGCACCCGCAAGCCGCGCTTGACTCTGTTCGATTTTTCCCTCGCGGAAGAGCCGCTCGCGAACATCAAGTCGGGATCGCGGCCTTACCTCGATCCGTACCTCGGCGTGAGTGTGCGGCGGCAGTTCGACTCGGCCGCTGAACGCTTCGCGGTTGCGGTGACGCTCTTCGAACTCGCCACCGGAGACCCGGTTTGGTGGCCGTCCGGGGATGCGCCTGCGAACGCGACGGATGCGCCGGTCGTGCAGCCGAGCATGTTCGACACGGGTGTCACTGAAGGCCTCGTCGCGTTCTTCCGCACAGCGCTCGCGCCGGACGCTACCGAGCGGCATCCATCGCTCGACGCCATGCGCGCGGCGTGGGCAGCCGCTCTCGCCGGGGCGACCATTGACGACGCCATCGCAGAGGCGAACGATGCGAAGGCGGATGCCGCGTCCGTCGACACCCCGCTGACCGACGCCGGCCTCAGCGCACGTGCGCTCTCGGTTGTGGCTCGGGTCAACGCGACAACCGTCGGCGAGCTACTCGGCGTACCGCCGATGGTCATCAATCAGATCCGCGGCAGTGGCGAGCAGGTCCGTCGCGAGATCAGCGCGCGTATCCGACAGTGGCGTGAGCGTCTCGCGCACACGACCACGACGACCGAGGTTCCCGCGACAGGTGGACGCCGTGCCGTCGAGAACTTCCTCAGCGGCATCTCGCCCAAACCCGGGGAGTCGCCCGAGGAGCGCTTCAGACGGTTGCGCAAGGGTGGAACGCTCAAGACGGCGGCCGACGATGTGTCCCGGTGGCTGCGGGACTTCGAGAGCATCGCGACTGTCGAAGAGCTCTCGGCCAAGCTCCTACGCGAGTATGGGTCGTCCATTGACGATGAGCAGCAGCGGACGAAGGTTGCGACCGCCGTTGTGCAGGCGATCCTCGAACTCGATGCTCGGTACCGCGATCCGAAGTTCGTTTTCCAGCGGGCGGCTGACCGCACCCGAATCATCGTCGCCTACGCCCCTGAAGATGGCTCGGGCATGACGTTCGACGACGCAGAGGCGCACCTCGAGGCAATCCTTCACCGGGCATCGATCATCGATGAGCTCCTCGATGCGGATGACGTCGTACCTGCTGCACGCGTCCGTGAGGCGCTGCGGACCGACGAGGAGAAGCCGCTGAGGTTGAGCGATGCTCGCATCGCGCAGCTCGCGATCGGTCTCTCCGCACGAGGTCGGCAGTCGTCGATGGGTGAGGCGTATCGAGTGGACTTGTCGCCCGCGAGGGCGGTGGAGCATGCCCTCCGTTCAGCCGCGACGCGCGAGGTGGCAGAGGTCACCATCGAACAGCGTGTGCGCGCTCGGTTCCCCGCCGTTGACAGCATCCCATCGCGACCTGCGCTCGACGTCGCGGTGAGAGCCGCGATGCCGTATCTCGAATGGCGCAGCGATCTCCGCAAGTACGCGATGCGCGCTGCGGACACGAACTCGGCGACCGCGACCGCGTCCTCGACGACGTGGGGACGCGCCACCGGGGACGACGCTGTGGTGGCTCGACTGCAGGCGTCGCTGCGAGAACGAAGTGCACTGGCTCTTGTGTTGACTCGGCGGAGACCGACGTCGCTCGTGACGACGATGCTCGCCCACGCCTACGACACGCGTGTCATCGATCTTGCAGACCTTGCATTGGATGCACTGCGTGAGACCGCCGCCGACAAGAACATCCAGTGGAATGTCGTGCTTGATGCAGATCGGCCGGATGCCGGCGGCACCGCCCAGCGAAACCTGCAGCAGCTGGCTCGCCTCGCGATCGTTCCTCGATGGAATGAGCTGATGGAATCGCCACAGCCGCTTGTGCTCACCAACGCGGCGGTGTTCGGTCGGCTTGGCCTCGTCGATCTGATCGCGTCGGTGATGGACATGTCGACCTCGCGCGCCGCGGCCCGTTGGTTCGTCCTTCCGCGTCCACTCACGGGTAGCACCCCCGATCTGGACGGCGTGCCGATGCCGTTCGGTGCGGATGGTTGGCTGGAGCTTGCCGTCGATGCCCTGCAGTTGGGCGACAGCGAGTCGGCGGCTCCCCTCTCAGCTGCGACCACCGCTCTCACCAGAAAGGCCAGCGTCTCGTGA